One genomic window of Blastopirellula retiformator includes the following:
- a CDS encoding response regulator, whose product MCRNKRVLVIDDETDIQLGVSCWLRHAGYETIIAKDGFEGLEIAGQTTPDLILLDMLMPKMDGLKTLGELRAKTETGDIPVVMLSASLRDEQRALDAGARYFVKKPYEGKRLVSTVNAVFDEAATEPPEVVQP is encoded by the coding sequence ATGTGCCGGAACAAACGAGTCTTGGTGATCGACGATGAAACCGACATTCAGCTAGGCGTTAGTTGTTGGTTGCGTCACGCCGGCTACGAAACGATCATTGCGAAAGATGGATTCGAAGGGTTGGAGATCGCCGGCCAAACGACGCCTGATTTAATCCTGTTGGACATGTTGATGCCGAAAATGGATGGCTTGAAGACCTTGGGAGAACTGCGGGCCAAGACCGAAACCGGCGATATTCCGGTCGTGATGCTGTCGGCGAGCCTACGCGACGAGCAGCGGGCCTTGGACGCCGGCGCTCGCTACTTTGTGAAAAAACCATACGAGGGAAAGCGACTCGTTTCGACGGTCAACGCCGTCTTTGACGAAGCGGCGACAGAACCACCTGAAGTTGTGCAACCATGA
- a CDS encoding response regulator: MKLENVSMGFRTLIADDDADIVELLAFHCRQKGLGVHFACNAMTTLQKAERVMPDVIILDVNMPQGNGLSVCEMLANHHRLSGVPVIILTGCSSEETIRRCHSLCAYYVPKCANIWARIEPLLDELLTTGEETHAVAS; the protein is encoded by the coding sequence ATGAAGTTGGAGAACGTATCGATGGGCTTTCGAACGCTGATTGCGGATGACGACGCTGATATTGTCGAACTGTTGGCGTTTCATTGTCGCCAGAAAGGACTTGGGGTTCACTTCGCCTGCAACGCAATGACGACGTTGCAAAAGGCGGAGCGAGTCATGCCAGACGTGATTATCCTCGACGTTAACATGCCGCAGGGTAACGGCCTAAGCGTATGTGAAATGCTGGCGAATCATCATCGCCTAAGCGGAGTCCCGGTCATCATTTTGACCGGCTGCTCCAGCGAAGAGACGATTCGCCGATGTCATTCGTTGTGCGCCTACTACGTTCCGAAGTGTGCGAACATTTGGGCGCGGATCGAACCGCTATTGGATGAACTCTTGACTACCGGAGAAGAAACTCATGCAGTCGCCAGCTAA
- a CDS encoding response regulator, protein MQSPAKPNVPSSTDDAKHNVEIDDIFAMCSAGADDALWGEDFERLEPGSERPWVLTIEDDDDFAAMLRIKLEEVGFRTIRAGVGMEGYRRAFFDAPKAILLDYELPMGQGDYVLGRLKESPATASIPVIVLTGRRDTPLERKMRMLGADEFLTKPVDWNRLTTTLTDLVPA, encoded by the coding sequence ATGCAGTCGCCAGCTAAACCGAATGTTCCGTCGTCCACCGACGATGCGAAGCACAATGTAGAGATCGACGATATCTTCGCGATGTGCTCCGCCGGCGCCGATGACGCGTTGTGGGGCGAAGATTTCGAGCGGCTGGAGCCCGGGTCGGAACGTCCGTGGGTGTTGACGATCGAAGATGATGACGACTTCGCCGCGATGTTGCGGATCAAGCTCGAAGAGGTCGGCTTCCGCACAATTCGCGCTGGGGTCGGCATGGAAGGCTATCGTCGCGCCTTTTTTGACGCGCCGAAAGCGATCTTGCTCGACTACGAATTGCCGATGGGGCAGGGGGACTACGTCCTGGGACGGCTGAAAGAGTCGCCGGCTACCGCCAGCATTCCTGTGATTGTCCTGACCGGGCGACGCGATACGCCGCTGGAGCGAAAAATGCGAATGCTGGGCGCGGACGAGTTCTTGACCAAGCCGGTCGATTGGAATCGCCTGACTACGACGTTGACCGATTTGGTACCGGCATAG
- a CDS encoding sensor histidine kinase encodes MSRRITLYRRLLSSHLQVAMFGLGVLLITAVLNVLVRNSLPPPAELSRLASDIGDQQSGELLHRLQLARDAANLSMVVAIALFFALLNIAFFVARRNARQLVEPVTALSHAMHQLANGERKADVPVVSDDELGELTRSFNQMRYEIDAQHRAIVETNDKLRRFEYRFRATFDLAPAAMVMIDKAGTIVLVNAATEKLFGYARDELIGQRVELLVPDRYCEEHPANRDKYFLNPTVRPMGGRRDVFGLRSDGAEVSIEIGLGPLETEEGNFVLAAIVDISERERLKNDLVRVNETLAQNNEELEQFAYIASHDLQEPLVKISSYCQLLKEDKGDRLDEEGIEFLDVAIDGAERLRTLIRDLLEFCRITTRGKPVTSVNPNRVIQAVIDNLEVTIEESEAEITVDEFPPVMADESQLALLLQNLIGNAMKYRKEVAPRIHIGGRPCEQEFEFCIKDNGIGIDPKHFEKVFVIFQRLHNRHEFSGTGIGLAVCKRIVQRSGGRIWVESTPGQGSAFYFTLPLGENRPAREESLGFGEVAASH; translated from the coding sequence ATGAGTCGACGGATCACTCTGTATCGACGCTTGTTGAGCTCGCACTTGCAGGTCGCCATGTTCGGACTTGGCGTCCTGCTGATTACGGCCGTCTTAAACGTGCTCGTGCGGAACTCGCTACCGCCACCGGCGGAACTAAGCCGCCTGGCGTCGGATATTGGCGACCAGCAGTCGGGCGAGCTGCTCCATCGCTTACAGTTGGCCAGAGACGCGGCGAACTTGTCGATGGTCGTCGCCATCGCTCTCTTTTTCGCGCTGCTCAACATCGCCTTCTTCGTCGCGCGGCGAAATGCCCGGCAATTGGTGGAGCCGGTCACAGCCCTGTCGCACGCGATGCATCAACTGGCCAATGGCGAACGGAAGGCCGACGTGCCGGTCGTATCTGACGATGAGTTGGGAGAACTGACGCGTAGCTTCAACCAGATGCGGTACGAAATTGACGCTCAGCATCGGGCCATTGTCGAAACCAACGACAAGCTGCGGCGATTCGAGTATCGATTTCGGGCGACTTTCGACCTGGCCCCAGCCGCGATGGTCATGATCGACAAAGCGGGAACTATTGTGCTGGTGAACGCCGCGACCGAAAAGCTGTTCGGCTATGCCCGCGACGAACTGATTGGGCAGCGGGTCGAACTGCTGGTGCCCGATCGCTATTGCGAAGAGCATCCCGCCAACCGGGACAAATACTTTCTGAATCCGACCGTGCGGCCGATGGGGGGGCGTCGCGACGTCTTTGGGCTGCGGAGCGACGGGGCCGAGGTTTCGATCGAAATTGGACTAGGTCCGCTAGAGACCGAAGAGGGGAATTTCGTCCTGGCGGCGATCGTCGACATCTCGGAACGAGAGCGTCTGAAGAACGACCTGGTCCGGGTTAACGAAACACTGGCGCAAAACAATGAAGAGTTGGAGCAGTTCGCCTACATCGCGTCTCACGATCTGCAGGAGCCGCTGGTCAAGATCTCGTCATACTGCCAACTGTTGAAAGAGGACAAGGGAGATCGACTCGACGAAGAGGGGATCGAATTCTTAGACGTCGCCATCGATGGCGCCGAACGTCTGCGAACGCTCATCCGCGACTTGCTCGAGTTTTGCCGGATCACGACCCGCGGCAAGCCGGTCACGTCGGTCAATCCGAATCGCGTCATCCAGGCCGTGATCGACAACCTGGAAGTGACCATCGAAGAGTCGGAAGCCGAAATCACCGTCGACGAATTTCCGCCGGTCATGGCGGATGAGAGCCAATTGGCTTTGCTCTTGCAAAACCTGATCGGGAACGCGATGAAGTACCGCAAGGAGGTTGCCCCCCGAATCCACATTGGCGGCCGTCCCTGCGAGCAAGAGTTCGAGTTTTGCATCAAAGACAACGGGATCGGCATCGACCCGAAGCACTTTGAGAAGGTATTCGTCATTTTTCAGCGGCTGCACAATCGCCACGAATTTAGCGGCACCGGCATCGGCCTGGCCGTCTGCAAGCGAATCGTCCAGCGCAGCGGCGGCCGGATCTGGGTCGAATCGACTCCTGGCCAGGGGAGCGCTTTCTATTTCACGTTGCCGCTGGGCGAAAATCGTCCAGCACGTGAGGAGAGCCTCGGTTTTGGCGAGGTTGCAGCTTCTCACTAG
- a CDS encoding DUF1937 family protein, whose protein sequence is MKVVYVAGPYRAESEYGVLVNIQKAERLALRVWLAGAACICPHKNTAFFGGATHDNVWLEGDKEMIKRCDAIVCTEGWESSIGACGEVDLARTLGIPVFEQFEEFEEWLKRESPEFPRQKPVGNESSKDTSSMT, encoded by the coding sequence ATGAAGGTTGTTTATGTCGCAGGCCCATACCGAGCAGAAAGTGAGTATGGGGTTCTTGTCAACATTCAGAAGGCAGAGCGGTTGGCATTGAGGGTTTGGTTAGCCGGCGCGGCTTGTATTTGCCCTCACAAGAACACCGCCTTTTTTGGCGGTGCTACTCACGACAACGTTTGGCTTGAAGGTGACAAGGAAATGATTAAACGTTGTGATGCGATTGTGTGTACTGAAGGTTGGGAGAGTTCGATAGGGGCGTGTGGCGAGGTCGACCTCGCACGGACGCTAGGTATACCTGTGTTTGAGCAATTCGAAGAGTTCGAGGAATGGCTAAAGCGAGAAAGTCCAGAATTCCCACGCCAAAAACCAGTTGGCAACGAATCATCGAAAGACACTTCGTCTATGACGTAA
- a CDS encoding carbon storage regulator — protein sequence MLVLTRKPGETIRIGDDIVITISQLKGGRVRVGIDAPAEMGIRRGELDDHQDKQPELPAAIPFYSHAGTHAQNSYVG from the coding sequence ATGTTGGTTCTAACACGCAAACCGGGCGAAACCATCCGTATCGGCGATGATATCGTGATCACCATCAGCCAGTTGAAGGGTGGCCGCGTTCGTGTTGGCATCGACGCCCCGGCCGAAATGGGAATTCGCCGTGGTGAATTGGATGACCACCAAGACAAGCAGCCAGAGCTGCCAGCCGCGATTCCGTTCTATTCGCACGCTGGTACGCATGCGCAAAACTCCTACGTCGGCTAA
- a CDS encoding GrpB family protein, whose product MSPLVLYAYDPRWPQAFEQMKSSLRFAAEGLISEVEHVGGTAIPLAPARDGVVDLLVAVENAEQLAAVAPYIEGLRFTPVETKLGGEGVLGEFRRPRVGSTPAYRLLMAPFEGDFWQRAIQFRIAISHCGGSTERYAQLKRRLATAGADGAQYELSKLVFFRHIEEQHSGGGALE is encoded by the coding sequence GTGAGTCCACTTGTGTTGTACGCCTATGACCCCCGCTGGCCCCAAGCCTTTGAGCAAATGAAATCGAGCCTGCGATTTGCGGCCGAAGGTTTGATTTCGGAGGTCGAGCATGTCGGCGGAACGGCGATTCCGCTGGCGCCAGCTCGCGATGGCGTGGTCGATTTGCTGGTGGCCGTCGAAAATGCCGAGCAACTGGCGGCGGTCGCTCCTTATATCGAAGGCCTCCGCTTTACCCCGGTCGAAACCAAGCTGGGCGGAGAGGGCGTCTTGGGCGAGTTCCGTCGTCCGCGGGTTGGCAGCACCCCCGCCTATCGGCTGTTGATGGCGCCGTTTGAGGGAGACTTTTGGCAGCGGGCGATTCAGTTTCGAATCGCGATTTCGCATTGCGGCGGTTCGACCGAGCGTTATGCGCAGCTCAAGCGGCGGTTGGCGACGGCCGGCGCGGACGGAGCGCAGTACGAACTCTCGAAGCTCGTTTTCTTCCGCCATATCGAAGAGCAGCACAGTGGCGGCGGAGCGCTTGAGTAG
- a CDS encoding family 10 glycosylhydrolase has translation MARLVCCYAPILLVWSLLGLANFAVAQDPNEPVQLDLRIAWGGGPVQRWSGDVRVSTGQLRLNRLLGMEADEARAVRQVDGRLRIEHRTERAYDGFDISVTAPLSANLQIHLYPQSTDGSAEAIVVPLQLLVDRPHSAALDDQGTQLLVRRTPGDMLRPIFDRPSLVFAPGETFSVRYQAVEPQLPLGAKLRFELRLSHARQTDAIWSQSEAVSADRSGGVDLPTTFPVPLPSEEGVYELTATLVEDRLANLVFSAKPLVERKVQLVVIDPAKAASLEDGPLRSIVDIDPASPGWWQRMSRLSQYNPWRRQRPTELFNQPPTTRSHLDRKWSELTVDGWHAFPLAIERVGEPHLLEIEFPSDVPQSLGISVIEPNAAGAISPIGVDAGLENKGLVGGETAEVKKHRLVFWPKSSTPLLVLTNRRDDGEAVFGRIRVLAGQAAVAPATAQPLADGRLAIAHFEKPLFVSTFSATQDVNPVSQRSLDDWLTFYEGGDRLVKYLQHTGYNGASISVLSEGSALFPSQLILTNPKYDKGVYFLDGRDPVQKDVLEMLLRQFDRAGLTLFPAIEFNSPLAALEQLRETYGDGRIDLVDEQGRLALDVSSAGGQGAYYNPLRPEVRAAMAQVVEELVQRYGHHPSFGGVTLQLNANGYAQLPGAKWGMDRETVTRFLQETRIANSIHELGPRPSTAILGQHRQAWLAWRADQLSQFYDAAAQSIRRRKPGGLLMLDTAGAFRGYDWNDRLAPTLLRNMTLDAALLEAGVSRPQLQASDAIALLRTGYVRPEGEPANLGAYEMINASQEEAAYSQHVNRGVLEFHVPATMRLTKLDQANPFGGADNFSWIAAEFVGVGRQARRPLIEALVDVDAALLLRGGWTVPLGEEENVREVLQTITALPRERFDDIAWAKPSPLQPVVARRLVKNGTTYCYFANASPWPITLNMTVRSAMATTATPLGKSAAEDVSLSAGDAAWSVTLPAYGLEAFAINSPATAFESAEALLPSAMLAALDQRNKDFSLRLRSLRSVPPLAVLKNPGFETPQQGEGLANWTFNSAADARVSLDTDNPPNGVNALKMQSDGGVAWIRSDSIPRPSTGRLFVRAQIRSNRAQLSPPLRISVDGEDYYHPLSLGAGPNPVVEPNWRIFEHGVYDLPTELVDLKVGFDLMGAGDVSIDEVQVFDVGFSEGEKRELQKLRTLSDGKYHQGQFADCYRILDSYWVRFLQERVPIAPELTQQPKGVERTATLPDRPAPAEPKEESRFEWLRKYTPRFPRF, from the coding sequence ATGGCGCGTCTTGTCTGTTGCTATGCGCCAATTCTATTGGTCTGGTCGCTGCTGGGCTTGGCGAATTTCGCCGTTGCCCAGGACCCAAACGAGCCAGTTCAGCTTGATCTGCGGATTGCCTGGGGCGGCGGACCGGTACAACGCTGGAGCGGCGACGTTCGCGTTTCCACCGGTCAGCTTCGACTCAATCGCTTGTTAGGGATGGAAGCGGACGAGGCGCGAGCCGTTCGCCAGGTCGACGGTCGTTTGCGGATCGAACATCGCACCGAGCGGGCCTACGATGGTTTCGATATCTCGGTCACGGCGCCCCTTTCGGCCAACCTGCAAATCCACCTTTATCCCCAGTCAACCGACGGCAGCGCCGAAGCGATCGTCGTTCCGCTGCAACTGTTGGTCGATCGCCCGCATAGTGCGGCGCTTGACGACCAGGGAACGCAGCTGTTAGTGCGGCGTACCCCAGGTGACATGCTGCGGCCCATCTTCGACCGGCCGAGTCTCGTCTTCGCGCCAGGAGAAACGTTCTCGGTCCGCTACCAGGCGGTCGAGCCGCAGTTGCCGTTGGGCGCCAAGTTGCGATTTGAATTGCGACTCAGTCACGCTCGCCAGACCGACGCGATTTGGTCGCAAAGCGAAGCGGTCTCGGCAGATCGCAGTGGCGGCGTCGACTTGCCGACCACCTTTCCGGTGCCGCTGCCCAGCGAAGAAGGGGTCTACGAACTGACGGCGACGCTGGTGGAGGATCGGTTGGCGAACCTGGTCTTTTCGGCCAAACCGCTTGTCGAACGAAAGGTGCAACTGGTCGTGATTGATCCCGCCAAAGCGGCGTCTCTTGAGGATGGACCGCTGCGCTCGATCGTCGACATCGACCCGGCCAGTCCCGGGTGGTGGCAACGGATGTCGCGGCTATCGCAATACAATCCGTGGCGTCGTCAGCGCCCGACCGAATTATTCAATCAACCGCCGACAACCCGCAGTCATCTCGATCGCAAATGGAGCGAACTGACGGTCGACGGTTGGCATGCCTTTCCGCTGGCGATCGAACGAGTCGGCGAGCCGCATCTGCTGGAGATTGAGTTCCCTAGCGATGTTCCCCAGAGCCTGGGGATCAGCGTGATTGAACCGAATGCCGCCGGGGCGATCTCACCGATCGGCGTCGACGCCGGACTTGAGAACAAAGGTCTGGTCGGCGGTGAGACGGCCGAGGTGAAAAAGCATCGTCTGGTCTTCTGGCCCAAAAGTTCGACGCCGCTGTTGGTGCTGACCAATCGTCGTGACGACGGCGAGGCGGTCTTCGGTCGGATACGCGTACTGGCCGGACAAGCGGCCGTTGCGCCCGCAACCGCGCAGCCGCTGGCCGACGGTCGATTGGCGATCGCCCATTTCGAGAAGCCGCTGTTCGTCTCGACCTTCTCGGCGACTCAAGATGTGAATCCGGTCTCGCAGCGCAGCCTGGACGATTGGCTCACCTTCTACGAAGGGGGCGATCGGTTGGTGAAGTACCTGCAGCATACCGGCTACAACGGCGCGTCAATCTCGGTGCTCAGCGAAGGTTCGGCTCTGTTTCCTAGCCAGCTGATCCTCACCAATCCGAAATACGACAAGGGCGTGTACTTTTTGGATGGTCGCGACCCGGTTCAAAAAGACGTGCTGGAAATGCTGCTGCGACAGTTTGATCGCGCCGGATTGACGTTGTTCCCGGCGATCGAATTCAACTCGCCATTGGCGGCGCTCGAACAATTGCGCGAGACCTACGGCGATGGCCGAATTGACCTGGTTGACGAGCAAGGTCGACTGGCGCTTGACGTCAGCAGCGCCGGAGGGCAGGGCGCGTACTACAATCCGCTTCGCCCTGAGGTTCGTGCGGCGATGGCGCAGGTCGTCGAGGAACTGGTTCAGCGGTATGGTCACCATCCGTCGTTCGGCGGCGTTACGCTGCAGCTGAACGCCAACGGCTACGCTCAACTGCCAGGCGCCAAATGGGGCATGGATCGCGAAACCGTGACGCGGTTTCTGCAAGAGACGCGGATCGCCAACTCGATCCACGAGCTCGGCCCACGCCCGTCGACCGCCATTCTAGGACAACATCGTCAGGCGTGGCTCGCTTGGCGAGCCGATCAGCTGTCGCAGTTCTATGACGCAGCGGCACAAAGCATCCGCCGCAGGAAGCCCGGCGGGCTGTTGATGCTTGATACGGCCGGCGCTTTCCGCGGCTACGACTGGAACGATCGTCTGGCGCCGACCTTACTCCGAAATATGACGCTAGATGCAGCGCTGCTGGAAGCAGGCGTTAGTCGGCCGCAACTACAGGCCAGCGACGCCATCGCGCTGCTGCGGACCGGCTATGTCCGTCCCGAGGGAGAGCCGGCGAATCTCGGCGCGTACGAGATGATCAACGCCTCGCAAGAGGAAGCGGCCTACAGTCAACACGTTAATCGCGGCGTGCTGGAATTTCACGTGCCGGCGACGATGCGTTTGACGAAACTCGACCAGGCGAATCCGTTCGGCGGGGCCGACAACTTCTCTTGGATCGCGGCCGAGTTTGTCGGCGTGGGGCGCCAGGCTCGGCGTCCGCTGATCGAAGCGCTGGTCGACGTCGATGCGGCTCTGCTCCTGCGCGGCGGTTGGACCGTTCCGCTGGGCGAAGAAGAGAACGTTCGCGAGGTGCTGCAGACGATTACTGCACTGCCGCGTGAGCGGTTTGACGACATCGCTTGGGCGAAGCCAAGCCCGCTGCAACCGGTAGTCGCACGTCGGCTGGTAAAGAACGGAACGACCTACTGTTACTTCGCCAACGCCTCGCCGTGGCCGATTACCTTGAACATGACGGTTCGCAGCGCCATGGCGACGACTGCCACTCCGCTCGGTAAGTCGGCGGCGGAGGATGTTTCGCTCAGTGCCGGCGACGCCGCCTGGTCGGTGACGTTACCGGCGTATGGGCTGGAAGCGTTTGCGATCAACTCGCCAGCGACGGCGTTTGAGTCGGCTGAGGCGCTCTTGCCGTCGGCCATGTTGGCGGCCCTGGATCAACGCAACAAAGATTTTTCGCTTCGCCTACGCAGTTTGCGGAGCGTGCCGCCGTTGGCAGTGCTCAAGAATCCAGGCTTCGAAACCCCGCAACAAGGAGAAGGGCTCGCCAACTGGACCTTCAACTCGGCGGCCGACGCCCGCGTTTCGCTCGACACCGACAATCCGCCGAACGGCGTCAACGCCCTGAAGATGCAAAGCGATGGCGGCGTTGCCTGGATTCGGAGCGATTCGATTCCGCGTCCCTCCACGGGCCGACTCTTCGTCCGGGCCCAGATTCGCAGCAACCGGGCTCAGCTATCGCCACCCTTGCGAATCTCGGTCGATGGCGAAGACTACTATCATCCGCTGTCGCTGGGCGCCGGGCCAAATCCGGTGGTCGAACCGAACTGGCGGATCTTCGAGCATGGCGTGTATGACTTGCCCACCGAACTGGTCGACTTGAAGGTCGGCTTTGATTTGATGGGGGCCGGCGATGTGTCGATTGACGAAGTGCAGGTCTTCGACGTCGGTTTCAGCGAAGGGGAGAAGCGGGAACTGCAAAAGCTGCGGACTCTTTCCGACGGCAAGTACCATCAGGGGCAGTTCGCCGATTGCTACCGAATTCTCGACAGCTATTGGGTGAGGTTCTTGCAAGAGCGAGTGCCGATCGCCCCCGAACTGACGCAGCAGCCAAAGGGCGTGGAACGAACGGCGACCTTGCCCGACCGCCCTGCGCCGGCCGAACCGAAAGAAGAATCGCGGTTCGAATGGCTCCGCAAATACACCCCGCGGTTCCCGCGGTTCTAA
- a CDS encoding phosphatidate cytidylyltransferase has product MILFSQILTLLAQSPSGHLLDGPTGVLLGVVIGCLLIATAAGQVLKRQPDSSVNPAIVQAFIHRVRAWWLMTAILAVTFLIPTPVATVILFGLISFWALREFITLTPTRLGDHRTLFWVFFVLTPAQYVLVGLGTAHYELFSILIPVYGFLFVSARIAIAGDYKRFLERVAKIQVGLYICVYALSYAPALLYLENWTNADYSTSAGLLFFFILIAQLSDLLQFVCGKFIGRNVIAPSINASRTWEGFFAGTGCTAIIGAALSLTGATPFNSWQSALMSIVIAVMGAAGTMTMSAIKRDRGVRDYGTLVEGHAGVLDRIDAICFAAPVFYHITRYYFTTLAG; this is encoded by the coding sequence ATGATTTTGTTTTCCCAAATCTTGACGCTGCTCGCCCAGTCGCCTAGCGGCCATCTTCTGGATGGACCGACCGGCGTCTTGCTGGGGGTCGTGATCGGCTGCTTGTTGATCGCCACCGCCGCCGGCCAGGTGCTGAAGCGGCAGCCCGACTCGAGCGTCAACCCGGCGATCGTCCAGGCGTTCATCCATCGCGTTCGCGCGTGGTGGTTGATGACCGCAATCCTGGCGGTCACCTTTTTGATTCCGACGCCGGTCGCGACGGTCATCTTGTTCGGGCTGATCTCGTTTTGGGCGCTGCGAGAATTCATTACGCTCACGCCAACCCGACTGGGCGATCACCGCACCTTGTTCTGGGTCTTCTTCGTCCTCACGCCAGCGCAATACGTACTGGTCGGCTTGGGGACGGCCCACTATGAACTATTCAGCATCTTGATCCCGGTCTACGGCTTCTTGTTCGTCTCGGCCCGGATCGCGATTGCTGGCGACTACAAGCGTTTCCTCGAGCGGGTCGCTAAGATTCAGGTCGGACTCTACATCTGCGTGTACGCTTTGAGCTATGCCCCGGCGCTGCTCTACCTAGAGAACTGGACCAACGCCGACTATTCGACCTCGGCCGGTCTCTTGTTCTTTTTCATTCTGATCGCCCAGCTGAGCGATCTGTTGCAGTTCGTCTGCGGCAAGTTTATTGGCCGCAACGTGATCGCCCCGTCGATCAACGCCAGTCGCACGTGGGAAGGGTTCTTCGCCGGCACCGGCTGCACGGCGATCATCGGCGCGGCGCTCTCGCTAACCGGCGCAACGCCATTTAACTCGTGGCAATCGGCGTTGATGTCGATCGTGATCGCCGTGATGGGCGCCGCTGGGACGATGACGATGAGCGCCATCAAAAGAGACCGCGGCGTGCGAGACTACGGCACGCTGGTCGAAGGTCACGCCGGCGTCTTGGACCGCATCGACGCCATCTGCTTCGCCGCGCCGGTCTTTTATCACATTACGCGGTACTACTTCACGACCCTGGCCGGGTAA
- a CDS encoding lysophospholipid acyltransferase family protein, whose product MDLNLTASFLTGLTKVFAGPSVRWVDSQPDTCQRVYFANHTSHVDSMVIWSSLPTDVRKVTRPTAAKDYWSQGWFRRHLARSLNALLIDRDKIKVHQSPIDMMIREIGDKYSLIVFPEGGRAHSDSGEIRAFKSGIYYLNKKRPDLELVPVYMDNMNRILPRGEFLPVPLLSRVVFGAPIWLEKGETKNDFLARARQSVLRLRDI is encoded by the coding sequence GTGGACCTGAACCTCACCGCATCCTTTTTGACAGGGCTGACGAAAGTATTCGCAGGCCCGAGCGTGCGCTGGGTCGACTCGCAGCCAGACACGTGTCAGCGCGTCTACTTCGCCAATCACACGAGCCATGTCGACTCGATGGTGATTTGGTCGTCGCTGCCGACAGACGTGCGGAAGGTGACGCGTCCGACAGCCGCCAAAGATTACTGGTCGCAAGGATGGTTTCGTCGTCACTTGGCCCGTTCGCTCAACGCGCTGCTGATTGATCGCGACAAGATCAAAGTCCATCAAAGCCCGATCGACATGATGATTCGGGAGATCGGCGACAAGTATTCGTTGATCGTCTTTCCGGAAGGGGGACGAGCCCACAGCGACAGCGGCGAGATTCGGGCGTTCAAAAGCGGCATCTATTACCTGAATAAAAAGCGTCCCGACCTGGAACTGGTGCCGGTCTACATGGACAATATGAACCGCATTTTGCCGCGCGGCGAGTTTCTGCCGGTCCCGCTGCTCAGCCGCGTCGTGTTCGGCGCTCCGATCTGGCTGGAAAAGGGGGAGACGAAGAACGATTTTCTGGCGCGGGCGCGTCAGTCGGTCCTGCGGTTGCGAGACATTTAA